Proteins from one Methanobrevibacter sp. TMH8 genomic window:
- a CDS encoding TetR/AcrR family transcriptional regulator: MNVNNTKEKIFSVAIDLFSKKGYNDVSMREIAREVGIKEASIYYHYSKKEDILESIFTYFMENMNKITITKEDEEKFLSQSPMMLYHYGSEGVKSQFKSVEMIKILRLMFIELYHNDKIKEFFLKELVYGIIDFWTLLFQNLMDKKIIRKADPKKLAESYYNYSMFKMFETVVIKYPNNPSELDLDTIFNDIEDHFKFILNYMSIDKSKNNSNNSNNEPKNI, encoded by the coding sequence TTGAATGTAAATAATACTAAAGAAAAAATTTTCAGTGTAGCTATAGACTTGTTTTCTAAAAAAGGATACAATGATGTTTCAATGAGAGAAATAGCTAGAGAAGTTGGAATTAAAGAAGCTTCTATTTATTATCATTATTCTAAAAAAGAAGATATATTAGAATCAATTTTTACATATTTTATGGAAAATATGAATAAAATAACTATTACAAAAGAAGATGAAGAAAAATTTTTAAGTCAAAGTCCTATGATGTTGTATCATTATGGATCAGAAGGGGTTAAATCTCAGTTTAAGTCTGTAGAAATGATTAAAATTTTAAGATTAATGTTTATAGAACTATATCATAATGATAAAATTAAAGAGTTCTTTTTAAAAGAATTAGTTTATGGAATAATTGATTTTTGGACATTGCTTTTCCAAAATTTGATGGATAAAAAAATAATTAGAAAAGCAGATCCAAAGAAACTCGCTGAAAGCTATTATAATTACAGTATGTTTAAAATGTTTGAAACTGTAGTGATCAAATATCCTAATAACCCATCTGAATTAGATTTAGATACAATATTCAATGATATTGAAGATCATTTTAAGTTCATTTTGAATTATATGTCTATAGATAAGTCTAAAAATAATTCTAATAATTCTAATAATGAACCTAAGAACATTTAA
- a CDS encoding DUF116 domain-containing protein has product MSDDKNIDYKRIVYNLKPDNPRDDYYLVIKNFTDIVLNKAKEDIGEIISDFQLYLAENPVDNVYIGSYPEENVFEALYLGVLWKLYIREAIKLDPFNQKILSKLSNLRNKKDILNSPYKNQIDDIRGHLATKYLHDINNKNKINDFTQDYNIKNLNLSLNLLLNYLEATGDYKESLKHLKIWKDFLISKNEKTSINYFNLLLKFTKWFENFGKKRLNIYTPNIDSFRNKYIKNHIDNEDIIFCNRSELEYHINLIAAEIMSRVYKKEFKNREKIIILLPSCMKIQSSNCLAIEDDIGLKCMGCNNNCNIGKVSKQFNNNHNSVYIVNHTSSILSNLSNDAKNKIGIVGVACINNLIEGGWKIVSCGIPPQCVILDYVGCKNHWTPEDVETIFNIDKLEATIF; this is encoded by the coding sequence ATGAGTGATGATAAAAATATTGATTATAAAAGGATTGTATATAATCTTAAACCAGATAATCCTAGGGATGATTATTATTTAGTAATTAAAAATTTCACTGATATTGTTCTTAACAAAGCTAAAGAAGATATTGGGGAAATAATTTCGGATTTTCAATTATATCTAGCTGAAAATCCTGTTGATAATGTTTATATTGGGTCTTATCCAGAAGAAAATGTCTTTGAAGCTTTATATTTGGGTGTTTTATGGAAGCTTTATATCCGTGAAGCTATTAAATTAGACCCTTTTAATCAAAAAATCTTATCTAAGCTTTCTAATTTAAGAAATAAAAAAGATATTCTCAACTCTCCTTATAAAAATCAAATTGATGATATAAGAGGTCATTTAGCTACTAAATATCTTCATGATATAAATAATAAAAATAAAATTAATGATTTTACACAGGATTATAATATAAAAAATCTAAATTTAAGTTTAAACCTTCTATTAAATTATTTAGAAGCTACTGGAGATTATAAGGAATCTTTAAAACATCTAAAAATATGGAAAGATTTTTTAATATCAAAAAACGAAAAAACTTCTATTAACTACTTTAATCTCCTCCTTAAATTTACAAAATGGTTTGAAAACTTTGGAAAAAAGAGATTGAACATATATACGCCAAATATTGATAGCTTTAGAAATAAATACATTAAAAATCACATTGATAATGAAGATATTATCTTTTGTAATAGATCAGAGCTTGAATATCATATTAATTTAATTGCTGCAGAAATAATGAGTAGAGTATACAAAAAAGAATTTAAAAATAGGGAAAAAATAATTATTTTATTACCTTCTTGTATGAAAATTCAAAGTTCTAATTGCTTAGCTATTGAAGATGATATTGGATTAAAATGTATGGGATGTAATAATAACTGTAATATTGGTAAGGTAAGTAAACAATTTAATAATAATCATAATTCTGTTTATATTGTTAATCATACATCTTCTATTTTATCTAATTTATCTAATGATGCTAAAAATAAAATAGGGATAGTAGGTGTAGCATGTATTAATAATCTTATTGAAGGAGGTTGGAAAATCGTTTCTTGTGGAATTCCTCCTCAATGTGTAATCCTCGATTATGTAGGTTGTAAAAACCATTGGACTCCTGAGGATGTTGAGACTATTTTTAATATTGATAAATTAGAAGCAACAATTTTTTAA